DNA from Brassica napus cultivar Da-Ae chromosome C4, Da-Ae, whole genome shotgun sequence:
TGAACACGAGCTGGAACGCTTGCAAGAAcagattagggttccaaagcaaatcggcgcgcactgtatcaatgcgtgagggcgcgtcggtggtcagatcgacaaaCGGTTTGCGCTGACTGATTCGTCTTGGCAAGagcttcgatttgatatcttgatcgttttctgggtcctcacggtttgggagaacgaCCTCTTTGAAGTTCCGAGGTAGATTCTTTGAAGTTCCGAGGTAGATTCtttttgtttagggttttaggggtttggttttaggctcagggtgttagaggctatcgtgctgataacgtgttgtaaaacgAAGGTTTTAGATCTAAATATTTCTGTAtatcattaatgaataagtgttccctttatataggggattacaagataagtaaaaaggaaagtatccaaaacctattaggaaaactactaatatataataatggaaagataacaattacaaggaaaaggaaagatggtttccttttctccaagccgCGTCTCTCTCCAAGTCGTGGtcaactctctctctagttgtatggaccggttatggaccgggccggttatggacatcatttataacaaaaaaaaacgttatTCACAAGAGTTGCTTTTAAAGCTCACTGTATATTTGAATCCAATACGTACCTGTTTCATAACAACATTTCAATAGATGCAAGAAAATAactatacatttaaaaataaatttccacgttttgtatttgattttcTTGCAAAGTTCAACATCGTTCGgacaaaatcattaattaaatagaaaaaagtgAAATATACTATTGGTTTTCAACAATTACATTTTCGAGAAGCGCGACGAAATGCATGCATACGGTAAAATATATTCTGAAGTAGCAAAGTTACGTTACAAGAAAATTCTAAAGTAACAAAAAAGGAAAACTCGATGTGAGCTTTTATCAAATCGGTCTGAAGAAGTCAAAATCAATTTGCCTTCTTCTCTAGATGTTTCGAATTCACATTATTGCCGGCCATAAAACGGCAAATTCCTCGTCGTTTTCTCCAGAGAATAATCAACACCCTGAGGCTATAAATCGAAGTGTGAATCACTGAGTCCACAAAAAACATTTCCAACCAACAGAAACAAATAGAAGAAAACCAATGGCGGAGAAAGAAGAAGTGAAGCTTTTGGGGATATGGGCGAGCCCTTTCAGCCGTCGGATAGAGATGGCTCTCAAACTCAAAGGCGTACCGTACGAATACGTTGAAGAGATATTGGAGAAGAAAAGCCCTTTGCTTCTTGCTCTAAACCCTGTTCACAAGAAGGTTCCTGTTCTTGTCCACAATGGTAAAACCATTCTTGAGTCTCAAGTGATTCTCGAATACATCGATGAGACTTGGAAGCATAATCCACTTCTCCCTCAGGATCCTTACGAGAGATCTAAAAGCTCGGTTCTTGGCTAAACTCGTCGATGAGCAGGTATACGTTCTTGGTTTTTAAACTATCCTAACTTCAAGAAtctcaatattttgttttagcaaaaaaaaaagaagaagaatctcaatatttttttaataagctAATGATATTTAATAGAGTCATAGAATTAAATTTACTAAActattgtttctttttcttggaCACTGTAGATTATAACTGCAGGGTTTGTATCAATGGCAAGAGCAGATGAGAAAGGAAGAAAAGTTCTTGCCGAGCAGACAAGAGAACTGATTATGATTCTTGAGAAGGAACTTGTCGGAAAAGATTTCTTCGGTGGTAAGACTGTCGGATTCCTGGACTTAGTCGCCGGAAGTGTGATCCCGTTTTGTTTGGAGAGAGGTTGGGAAGGAATTGGACTGGAAGTGATCTCAGAGGAGAAGTTTCCAGAGTACAAGAGATGGGTGAAGAATCTTGAGAAGGTTGATTTTGTCAAGGATTGTATTCCTCCTAAAGAGAAACATGTTGAACACATGAATCACATGGGAGAGAGAATCAGATCAGCTTAAACGTATTAAGACAAGAATCATCTTTATTGCTTTGTTCCAATGTTTAAGTTTGTAATGTTGTTATCTGTTAtgtctaaaataaaatttggctTGTTATGTGttttttctaataaataaaGATTTCTTTTAACTTCAAAGATATTGCTTTGTGGTTGGGAGaattagttttcttttctttatccTTTCAGCAAGTCGTCATAAAAGACTTTTGGTCCCCTCGTGTTCCCCCTAGAGCTTCTGATAATTAATTAGTCAAAAATATGAACAGATTTTCGTCAGTTATATCCATTCGCTCCCGTCTTACTTAAGAGATCTGATCGAGATCTTGCTTTTCACATTACTTTTTAGGCTTTTCCTGGTGTCTGTCCGGCTGGTTCTAGCCGGATTCTGAAGCAAGACTTCCTAGTTTAATTGGTAAAGTTTATTCATTATAGGAGGTTGTTGTAAGCTTGAAGGAAGCTTGAGTATCAAGCAATCCTAGTCTTAATAAGATTGTGATCTTTAGAGATAATGATCAAGATTatatttaggagttatctaaatatatgtttacaattaggattaggataagtgTGGTCTTATATAAAGACAATGTCGAGTTAGAGCATTGTGTGTGTGAGTTTAGAGAGCTTAAGTTTTGTATAAGTTTCTtaagcaagaagaagaatgagTTCTTATTATCTTTGAGTTCATACATACATTCGAGTCTTACAAAcaataattggtatcagagctcgaTCAAATTATGAGTGATCTTGTGGTAGCGTCACCTTCGATAAAGAAGGAAGGAGGATCTTCCTCTATTAAGTGCCCAATACTGAATGCAACAAACTATACCGTATGGGCTTTGAGGATGAGGATTCTTCTCAGAGTACACAAGGTCTGGGAGATCGTGGAGACTGAAGCAGAGGATGATGGAAAAAACGATATGGCTATGGCGCTCTTGTTTCAGTCTATACCGGAGTCACTTATCTTGCAAGTTTGGGAGTTGAGCACGGCAAAGAAAGTGTGGGATGCAATCAAAGCTAGGTATGTAGGAGCAGAGAGAGTAAAGGAAGCTAGATTGCAGACACTTATGGCGGATTTTGATCGTCTCAAGATGAAAGACACAAAGACAATAGATGAGTTCATTGGAAAGATGTCAGAGATATCTTCAAAATCCGCTGCTTTGGGAGAAGAAATCGTAGAACCAAAACTAGTTAAGAAATTTCTTATGTATCTTCCCCGAAAGAAGTACATTCATATTGTGGCTGCATTAGAGCAAGTACTTGATCTCAAGACAACAAGCTTTGAGGACATTGTTGGGCATTTGAAAGCATATGAAGAGCGTGTagcggaagaagaagaagttcaagATGATCAGGGAAAACTGATGTATGCAAACCAGGAAACACAATCTAACCGAGGCTTTGGTAATGATTATAGAGGAAGGGGTCGTGGGGGAAGGAACTACTATAACAGAGGATGAGGCAGAGGCAGATACTACACCCCACGCGATCCATCTAAAGTCACATGTTATCGTTGTGATAAGCTAGGACATTATGTGACTGATTGTCCTGGCCGTCTATTGAAACTTCAAGAAGCACAAGAAACTGAGAACACTGAGACTCAAGAAGCAGACTAACTTATGTTACATGAGATCGTGTACTTGAATGTAGAGAAAGTTGTTCCAAGCAAATATGAAGGTGATGCCGGAGAAGATGATATTTGGTATCTCGACAACGGAGCAAGCAATCAAATGAGTGGAGATAGGAGATACTTTGCGAGCATTGATGAGTCTATCACAGGGAAAGTGAGATTTGGTGATGACTCGCGTATTGATATCAAAGGCAAAGGGTCCATAGAGTTCATGGATAGAAACGGTGAGCCAAGAAAGATTGTCGATGTATACTTTATACCGGACCTAAAGAGCAACATAATCTCGTTGGGACAAGCTACAGAGGTGGGATGTGATATAAGAATGAAAGATGAACATCTTATTATGCACGATCGTGATGGAAAGTTGATTGCGAAAGCAGTGAGATCGAAGAATCGTTTGTATAAAGTTCGTATGAGAGTTAAAGACACAATGAGCTTATTGACGACTGAGATAAGTGAAACAAGCCGGTGGCACGCGAGGTTAGGACACATTAATCAGAATACAATGAGATCAATGGTGCAAAGAGGACATGTCACAGGGATTCCAACGATCAATATTGAGAGGAAAGTGTGTGGTTCATGCTTACTTGGTAAACAAGCAAGACAGTCTTTTCCGCAAGCAacaacttatagagcttcgaaaCTGTTGGAGCTCATTCATGGCGACCTATGTGGCCCCATAACACCTAGTACAAGTGCTGGCaacagatatatatatttgtgttgATTGATGATCATTCTAGGTATATGTGGACTGCGTTACTAAAAGAAAAGAGCGAAGCATTCAAGAAGTTCAAAACGTTCAAGAGTCTAGTGGAGGAAGAGGTGAAAACCAAGATACAAACTCTTAGAACTGATAGGGGAGGAGAGTTTGTGTCAAAAGAGTTCAACGAGTTTTGTGAAGCGGTAGGAATCAAAAGACATCTCACGGCTCCCTAGTCCTCAACAGAACGGTGCTGTTGAGCGCCGAAACAGAACTTTATTGGAGATGACCAGGAGCTGTCTGAAGCATATGCTGGTTCCAAATTACCTATGGGGAGAAAGGTTCAGACATTCAACATATCTTTTGAACCGAATAGCCACTAGAGCTCTTAAAGATCGAACGCCGTATGAAGTCTTGAAGGGAAGAAAGCCCAATGTTGCTCACCTTCGGACGTTTGGATGTATTGGTTATGCAAAGATCGACTCAAAGTTCTTAAAGAATCTCGATGATAGATCAAAGCTTCTAGTACATCTCGGGATAAAGCCTGGATCCAAGGCGTATCGTATGCTGGATCCACAGACCAAAAGAGTGGTAGTGAGTCGTGATGTAGTGTTTGATGAGACAAAGGGATGGAACTGGAAGCACGATGTCTCTGGGAAGTCGTTAAGCGGGAGCTTCAAGGTTACGTTGGGAGACTTTGGCAATCATGGCATACAAGATATCGAACAAACTGAAGCAGAGCAAGAAGAGGTCAATGATGATATTGTTAAGAACGAAATCATAGACGTAGACGATGGTAACACAACTAGTGAGGACGAGCACGAGTCAACCGAGAGTCAACAGGTGCTAAGAAGATCGGAGAGACAGAGTATTAAGCCAAAGTACTTGGATGATTATGTTTTGGTTGCTGAATACGAGGGAGAACAGTTGTTACTAAGCTTGAATGACGAACCAAGATGTTTTGAAGAAGCAAAGGAACTGAAGGAATGGATTCTCGCATGTGAAGATGAGATAAGGTCTATCACCAAGTTGGATTGTTGGAGTCTAGTTGAGCTGCCTCCAGGAGTCAAACCCATCAGTTTAAAATGgattttcaaaatcaaacgtAATGCAGATGGAAGCATCAACaaatacaaagctcgtctagtggcCAAAGGATATGTTCAACAATATGGTGTAGATTTTGAGGAAGTCTTCACACCAGTGGCTAGAATTGAAACCATAAGACTATTGATCAATCTTGCAGCTTCTAACGGATGGGAGATTCATCATCTTGATGTCAAAACCGCCTTCTTACATGGAGAGCTGAAAGAGACAATATATGTTACTCAACCTGAAGGATTTGAGGTAAAAGGAAGTGAAGGCAAAGTCTACAAGTTAAAGAAGGTGTTGTATAGTCTTAAACAGGCACCGAGAGTATGGAATCATAAGTTAAACAAGTGTCTATTGGAGCTTCGGTTCGAGAGATGTCTGAAAGAACCGTCTGTGTACCGAAAGATCATGAGTGATGTGCTCCTTATAGTTGCTGTGTATGTAAATGATCTTTTTGTCTCTGGAACAAGCTTAAGAATGATTGAAGAGTTTAAGAAGGAGATGGCTATGAGGTTTGAAATGAGTGATCTAGGGAGACTCACCTACTATCTCGGTATTGAGGTGAATCAACATGCAGAAGGCATAACACTGAGTCAAAATCGTTATGCTAGGAAGATACTTGAGGAGGCTGGAATGTTAAACTGTAACTCTGTTCATATACCAATGGAAGCGGGACTTAAGTTGGCTAAATCCGAGGCAGAGAGAGTTATTGATGCGACTAACTATAGGAAGATCATAGGTTGTTTTCGTTATCTGTTGCACACTAGACCGGATCTTTCTTATAGTATAGGAGTGTTGAGTAGGTACATGGCGAGTCCAAAAGAATCGCATGGAGTAGCGGTAAAGCAATGTTTACGTTATCTACAAGGCACAACTACGTTTGGTTTAATGTTCTCTCGAACAAACGATGTGACAAAGTTGGTGGGGTATAGCGATAGTAGCTACAACACAGATCAGGATGATGGTCGAAGTACAACAGGCCACATTTTCTATCTTGGAAGGATTCCAATAAGCTGGTGTAGTCAAAAGCAAGACAcggttgctttgagttcttgtGAGGCTGAATTCATGGCTGGAACTGAGGCTGCAAAGCAAGCTATCTGGCTGCAAGATCTTCTTGGTGAGATCATGGGAACATCATACGATGGTACAGTTCTGAGGATTGATAATCAATCCGCAATATCGCTTACAAAGAATCCGGTGTTCCATGGTCGAAGCAAACACATTCATTCAAGGTATCATTTTATTAGAGAATGTGTTGAAAGGAAGTTGATTGAAGTCGAGCATGTGCTCGGGAGTGAACAGAAGGCAGACATTTTAACAAAGGCTTTGGGAAGAATAAAGTACAAGGAGATGAGAGAGATGATTGGAGTTTAAGATTTGAAAGGCATGAagttcaagcttaagggggagaatgttgtaAGCTTGAAGGAAGCTTGAGTATCAAGCAATCCTAGTCCTAATAAGATTGTGATCTTTAGAGATAATGATCAAGATTatatttaggagttatctaaatATATGGTTACaattaggattaggataagtgTGGTCTTATATAAAGACAATGTCGAGTTAGAGCATTGTGTGTGTGAGTTTAGAGAGCTTAAGTTTTGTGTAAGTTTCTTAAGCAATAAGAAGAGTGAGTTCTTATTATCTTTGAGTTCATACATACATTCGAGTACAAACAATAGAGGTTTCAGTTGTCAATGAAGCTTTGGTAACTTTACGTCAAAGGAGCGTAAGGAATATGTTGATTTTTTGGTGTGAGCCTTGATTTCGTGTTGATGTTTTTTCTGTTTCAGGTCTGAGTTTCATTATCCTATTATTGCGGCTTCGATTGTTCTTCCATATAGCTGAGTCTGAAAGAGCATCAGAAGTTTAGAACCACGCAACTCTCATATTTgttcataaattttaattattcaaaaaaaaagtataagagAAAGAAAGTGAAACACATAGATGTAACTTCCTTTGTAAAAACAACTAGATCTTcacccgtgcaaccgcacggatactttttttattagtgtcatatattcttaatattcactatgtttttaaatgtttatataactttCCCAAATAcaataatgttatattttacatattggTCATTCAAtcaaattaatatgatttttccTATTATTAATCTTCTCTCATCTTCCTTTTTGATGTCTAATCTAAGAATCATTTCTCCAAATCTAGGAAATATTATAATACTGTACAGATCTTATATGAAATAAGACAATTGTTGATAGTATATTAATATCATGTATATAATCTTATTCCTATCAATGCACGAGAGTTTAGGTGTTTTATTCAAACAAAAGTTAGTTATAAATAGAAGGGAATAGATAATAGAACTAAATATATTGTTAggattttattatgtaaatacCAAAAACAATGTAGACCACATTTTTAAAGAGATCCATTttgaaatatcacacatgaaagaaatCATGAGTTCTATCTCAATAGATaagatgtttttttaataaaaaaatcatatttattattcaccatcttcatcttctccaaatgcTTACTGTGTTTGGTTTAAAATGTGATAATATATCTCATGTCAAAGATAGTAGTATTGCAATTCAAGGCACACATCATTTAAAACAGTGTTGTTAATTTTCGGGAATATATGAATTGAGCAATATGTATGAATATATTGAAGAAATTGCTGCACATCAATGGTTTATGAAGTTTAACACATCATGAAAATATGAACCGATCAATTTTTGGTAGAAACATGTACATGGTGTCAATATTAATCAAGGTTGTTACTCTCTTACATCTACATCAGTACATAGTGTAAAATTTACTTGGATGTGTAAACTCAGGGAAATGCAGAAGACACATGAATTATATGACTCTAGATCAGGTTTCAAAGATCAAATTATATGACAATGgtcagttataaaaaaaaataattatatgacaATGTTTATCATATCGAAGACACTGTCAATATATGACTCTAGATCAAGTTTCAAAGATCAAATTATATGGTAATGTTCATCACGTACGTTTTATATAGAGTGTGACAATGCATGTTTTATTGGGTGGATATAAATATAAAGGTATATAAATCTTCGATGGCTATTTATACTGTGGGGTATCATTAATATAGATAATACCATTAATgataggaaaataaaatattatgaataaACACTTCCTAAATTCATGGATGAGAATAAATAAGGGAATTGGAATCTTCTTAGGATTTTATGATGCAAatgcataaaataatataaataattttctaggGGAAAGTCcatttaaaatattgaaaaaaagtcatgacttctcttttaatagaatagatatagtAATTGCTAATACATACCGACATAAAAAGTTTGGTTTGTTCTTTTACTGAATTAGTTATCCTAATATTAAACGAATCTAGtaaattatatgtataaaaggaaactaacagaataaataaaatgaaatcaaTGAAATCTTTATCAACAAAAAGCAAAAGATTCCAAGCCACAGAACTGAATAGAACTTTGGGAAATATTGCCCctaaaatatatagattatttGGCACCTAAAACCCATACTTTATGAGTTTTAGCCAATGGCCGACCCTGCGTATCAAAATGATGGTTTTGTCCGCCTGAAGCAAGGAAGAGGTCCAACGGAGCTCTCTGCCGTTAGCAAAGTCGTATTGATGAAGAAACCGCTCAATCTTTATAGAAACCAAATCGCCCACCGGATCTACTCTTCGGAAAAAATCAATCATCATCAATCGGTCCAAACGCCTTCGACTTTCCTGCATGAACATTGGTCATCTTTAAAGATGAGAAGAATCAACCCAAATCAGAAAAAGGAAATGACGAAAGATAGGAAGAAGAAATGATTGATCGGAAAAACCACCAGAAAAGTAGATCAGAGAAATCAGAAAGATCCTGATGAAAAGCCAATGTCACA
Protein-coding regions in this window:
- the LOC106451535 gene encoding LOW QUALITY PROTEIN: glutathione S-transferase U5 (The sequence of the model RefSeq protein was modified relative to this genomic sequence to represent the inferred CDS: deleted 1 base in 1 codon) translates to MAEKEEVKLLGIWASPFSRRIEMALKLKGVPYEYVEEILEKKSPLLLALNPVHKKVPVLVHNGKTILESQVILEYIDETWKHNPLLPQDPYERSKARFLAKLVDEQIITAGFVSMARADEKGRKVLAEQTRELIMILEKELVGKDFFGGKTVGFLDLVAGSVIPFCLERGWEGIGLEVISEEKFPEYKRWVKNLEKVDFVKDCIPPKEKHVEHMNHMGERIRSA